CGTCGACGGCGCCGTGGTGGTCGAGCCCCACGTGACAGTGGGCGTCGACCAGGCCCGGCAGCGCCCAGCCGGTGACGGTCACCGCCTCGTCCGCGCCGGGCGGCCTCCCGTACGAGATCCGTCCGTCGACGGCCCAGAGCTCGTCGCGGACGTCCTCGGGTCCGACGAGCACCCGCCCCTTCACGTGCAGCACCCGCGGTGCCCTGTGATCACTCATGAGCAGCACTGTACGAGGCGGCGCGCGAGGCCCCGGCTACGCTTCGACGCAAGCACCTGTCCGTACGCAGCACCGCGGCACACCGACCCGATCCGAAGAGAGCACCACCGTGACGCACCCCTTCCTCGACCTCGCCCCGCTGACCGCCGCGCATTTCGCGGCCATCGAGAAGCGGGTGGCCGGCCTCCTCGCCACCGAGCAGGACGTCGTCATCACGCAGGGCGAGGCGCTGCTCCCCCTCGAAGGCTGCATCCGGGGCGGCGCGCGGCCCGGTTCGACCGCGCTGAACGTCGTCACGGGTCCGTACGGGCAGACCTTCGGCAACTGGCTGCGGGACTGCGGCGCCAATGTCGTCGATCTGGCGGTTCCGTTCCACACGGCGGTCACCGCCGTCCAGGTCGCGCGGGCGCTGGCCGAGCACCCGGAGATCGACTTCGTCTCGCTGGTCCACGCCGAGGCGGCGACGGGCAACACCAATCCGGTCGCCGAGATCGGTGAGGTGGTCCGTTCGCACGGGGCGCTGTTCATGCTGGACGCCGTCGCCTCGGTGGGCGCGGAGCCGCTGCTGCCGGACGTGTGGGGCGTCGACCTGTGTGTGATCGGCGCGCAGAAGGCGATGGGCGGCCCGGCCGGGGTGTCGGCGGTGTCGGTGAGCGGGCGGGCCTGGGAGCGGATCGCCGCCAACCCCCAGGCCCCGCGCCGCTCGTACCTCTCCCTCCTGGACTGGAAGGAGCGCTGGATCGACGGCGGCCGCCGGGCACTGCTGCACGCCCCCGCCCAGCTGGAGATGCTGGCGCTGGAAGCCTGCGTGGAGCGGATCGAGGCCGAGGGTCTGGACGCGCTGATGGCCCGGCACGCCTCGGCCGCCGCGGCGACGCGCGCGGGTGCGGTGGCGCTCGGCGGAGGTCTGTCGCCGTATGTGCACGAGGCGAAGGACGCGGCACCGGTCGCGACGACGCTGCGCGCCCCGGCGGGCGTCGACGCCTCCGAGCTGGTCGCGCGGGCGCTGGCGGCCGACCCGTCGCTGCCGCTGATCGCGGGCGGCGGGGCGCTGTCCAAGGAGATGATCCGGGTCAATCACTACGGGGTGGACGCGACGCGCGGCGCGGTGCGGTCCTCGCTCGCGGCGCTGGGGTCGGCGCTGGCCGACGCGGGCCGGCAGGTCGACTTCGAAGCCGCCCGCAAGGCCGTCTCAGAGGCCTGGCCGAGCGAGTAGATCCCCCGCGCCCCTCTTCGGGTGTGCGGGGCCGGACGCTCCGAAGTGCCTGCTCCGGACGGCTCGTTGGCTCCGCGTCCCCTGGCGGGTGCCGACGGCCGATGCGTACTATGTGAGACCTGATCACGGCCGTCGGCAATCTCTGTCCGGACTGGGAAACAGGGAATCAGAGAGCGGGGATCAGGACCAGGGATCAGGGATCCGCACATCCAAGATCAGCGGGGGCACTCACCCATGCACTGTGGAGTAGAACTGACCGCCTATCTCGTCAACGAGTCGCGTGCGCGGATGCCCGATCTCGCCGAGGACCCCTTGGCGGCCGCATGGATTCCGGACGGCGACCGGCCCGCGGTGCGTGAGCTGTGGGACGAGTTCGCGGGCACCGTCTACCCGCACGACGACCTGGTGGTCTCCCTGCGCGGCAGGTACATCGCGGACACCCTGGCCCGTTCGCTGCGCAAGGATCCGGACACCGTGCTCGTCGTGTGCGGGGCCGGTTTCTCGTCGTACCCGTGGCTCCTGCCCTTCCGGACGGCTCTCGAAGTGGACCTCCCGGCCATGGCCGAGGCCAAGCGGGCCAGGACGGCCCAGCTGGTGGCGTCCGGGGTCCTGCCGGAACGCGATGTGCACCATCATGCGGCCGACCTCAGCAGCCCGGCCGCCCGCGACGAACTCGTCGCCCTGGTACGCACCTTGGCCGATGGGCGCCCCGTGGCCTATGTGGCCGAGGGTCTGGTCTTCTACCTCCCGTCGGATGCGGCGCGCGCGGTCGTCGGCCTCGGGGCCCGGTTCGGTACGTGCGTGGTCACCGCCGTCAGTTACTGGCCCGCCGCGGCCGCGGGGAGCCAGGTCCTCGCCGACCAGCGGCAGTGGTTCCGCAGCCGTTCGGTCCCCGAGGAGGCCGCCTATCTGACCCATCACGGCCTGACGTCACTGCTCGGCAAGGAGATCGAGGACTGCGGTCCGGAGGACCTCCAGCAGCGGTATCTCGACCGCGTGGTCGTGCCCGAGTCCGACCTGATTCCCGAGTACGTCGCCGTCTCGTGGAACGCCCCTGCGCCGGTCGAGGCGGGGGCTCGGTGACCGAGGTGCTGCACCTGCAGAGCAGGGCGTACCCGGTGCACCACAGTTCCCCTCCCCTCACCGTGGAGTCCTTCCACGTACCGGGGCACGGCGAGTTACGCGCGAACGCCGGAGAGCTCGGAACGCTGGGGTACAACCCGGACTTCACTATCGAGCTGGACCTGAAGGAGATCGTCACCCGGGCCATCGCGCTTCCCGGTACGGAGATCGTCGACTGTCACGCCCGGATTCTCAGCGCGGGCAGCATCCTGGTGACGTACGCGCTTCGGCACGAGGCGGATCTGCGGCGGCTCGCGCTCGCCGACCTCGACGCACTGGACGCCCGGGTGAATCACGCGCTCCGTGAGGCGGACGCACCCATTCTCGCCGCGGTACTGGCAGCCGCGGTGGCCGGCGGCCTGGTCCAGGGACTCGCTCTGCGGCCGGACCTCGCGGGCAGCGGCGGAGACACGCCGGTGGACCGTCAATCCGCCCGGTACAACTGCCACTTCGTCACCGAGTCGCCGCCGTGGGAGACCGACCCCCGGCTGCCACCGCTCAGTCCGGGACCGTTCTGCAAGGTGCTGCTTCCGTACACCTACGCCTGGGACCGGGACCCGGCGACCGCGCTGCACGAGCTGCGAACGATGCTGGAACCCACCGACATCGCGACGGCGCAGCAGTCCCTGCTCGTCGGTGCCCTGCTGGGCGGCCGCCGGGTCCTGGTCGACCTCGCCAGAGCCGAGTACCCCACGACCGACGTCCACGCGTTCCGGCGCTTCCTCGACG
This sequence is a window from Streptomyces sp. NBC_01217. Protein-coding genes within it:
- a CDS encoding class I SAM-dependent methyltransferase codes for the protein MHCGVELTAYLVNESRARMPDLAEDPLAAAWIPDGDRPAVRELWDEFAGTVYPHDDLVVSLRGRYIADTLARSLRKDPDTVLVVCGAGFSSYPWLLPFRTALEVDLPAMAEAKRARTAQLVASGVLPERDVHHHAADLSSPAARDELVALVRTLADGRPVAYVAEGLVFYLPSDAARAVVGLGARFGTCVVTAVSYWPAAAAGSQVLADQRQWFRSRSVPEEAAYLTHHGLTSLLGKEIEDCGPEDLQQRYLDRVVVPESDLIPEYVAVSWNAPAPVEAGAR
- a CDS encoding pyridoxal-phosphate-dependent aminotransferase family protein, with translation MSSTVRGGARGPGYASTQAPVRTQHRGTPTRSEESTTVTHPFLDLAPLTAAHFAAIEKRVAGLLATEQDVVITQGEALLPLEGCIRGGARPGSTALNVVTGPYGQTFGNWLRDCGANVVDLAVPFHTAVTAVQVARALAEHPEIDFVSLVHAEAATGNTNPVAEIGEVVRSHGALFMLDAVASVGAEPLLPDVWGVDLCVIGAQKAMGGPAGVSAVSVSGRAWERIAANPQAPRRSYLSLLDWKERWIDGGRRALLHAPAQLEMLALEACVERIEAEGLDALMARHASAAAATRAGAVALGGGLSPYVHEAKDAAPVATTLRAPAGVDASELVARALAADPSLPLIAGGGALSKEMIRVNHYGVDATRGAVRSSLAALGSALADAGRQVDFEAARKAVSEAWPSE